From a region of the Tachypleus tridentatus isolate NWPU-2018 chromosome 1, ASM421037v1, whole genome shotgun sequence genome:
- the LOC143242308 gene encoding techylectin-5A-like isoform X2: protein MTTGSFYVYCDMDTDGGGWTIRNDRIYALTNQGNYSIRFDLKDKEGNKSFASYREFWIENEDHLYRLHVTRLVATTSSGLPRRTNTTILIIRIMPKPLKKLGGTSIVTVPSLMDST from the exons ATGACTACTGGAAGTTTCTATGTTTACTGTGACATGGATACTGATGGAGGAGGCTGGACGATAA gaaATGATCGGATCTATGCTCTAACAAATCAAGGTAATTACTCAATCAGGTTTGATTTAAAGGATAAAGAAGGAAACAAAAGCTTTGCCAGCTATCGTGAGTTTTGGATAGAAAACGAAGACCACTTGTACAGATTACAT GTGACTCGATTAGTGGCCACAACCAGTTCAGGTTTACCACGAAGGACAAACACAACGATATTGATTATTCGAATTATGCCCAAGCCTTTAAAGAAGCTGGGTGGTACAAGCATTGTCACAGTTCCAAGCTTAATGGATTCTACCTGA
- the LOC143242308 gene encoding techylectin-5A-like isoform X1, producing the protein MTTGSFYVYCDMDTDGGGWTIRNDRIYALTNQGNYSIRFDLKDKEGNKSFASYREFWIENEDHLYRLHVSNYSGDAGDSISGHNQFRFTTKDKHNDIDYSNYAQAFKEAGWYKHCHSSKLNGFYLNGEQESYADGLQWSEWKGQKYSFPDVDIKTRPLY; encoded by the exons ATGACTACTGGAAGTTTCTATGTTTACTGTGACATGGATACTGATGGAGGAGGCTGGACGATAA gaaATGATCGGATCTATGCTCTAACAAATCAAGGTAATTACTCAATCAGGTTTGATTTAAAGGATAAAGAAGGAAACAAAAGCTTTGCCAGCTATCGTGAGTTTTGGATAGAAAACGAAGACCACTTGTACAGATTACATGTCAGTAATTACTCTGGTGACGCAg GTGACTCGATTAGTGGCCACAACCAGTTCAGGTTTACCACGAAGGACAAACACAACGATATTGATTATTCGAATTATGCCCAAGCCTTTAAAGAAGCTGGGTGGTACAAGCATTGTCACAGTTCCAAGCTTAATGGATTCTACCTGAACGGTGAACAGGAGAGTTATGCTGATGGTCTACAATGGAGTGAATGGAAAGGTCAGAAATACTCATTTCCAGATGTGGATATAAAGACGCGACCCCTTTACTAA